Proteins encoded in a region of the Azospirillum thiophilum genome:
- a CDS encoding IclR family transcriptional regulator, which translates to MTDAKPNTTTASAGGVESVDRALSIVGCFQAGDHALSLTEIAARTGLYKSTILRLTVSLEKAGYLVRHQDKSYRLGPELMRLGGLYQRSLRLEDHVRPVLRRLMRESGESASFFRREGAWRICAFREDSTQAIRDHVHEGDRLPLDRGAAGHVLTRFAGTVSAADFAALPLLSFGERESETGAAAVPVFSQREGLIGALTLSGPLTRFTEERVTVMARLLLAAGHRLSETLGGHYPN; encoded by the coding sequence ATGACCGACGCGAAGCCGAACACGACCACCGCATCCGCCGGCGGGGTGGAGTCCGTCGACCGGGCGCTGAGCATCGTCGGCTGCTTCCAGGCGGGCGATCACGCGCTGAGTTTGACGGAGATCGCAGCACGGACCGGCCTTTATAAGAGCACCATCCTGCGGCTGACCGTGTCGCTGGAGAAGGCCGGCTATCTCGTCCGCCATCAGGACAAATCCTATCGGCTCGGCCCGGAGTTGATGCGGCTGGGAGGGCTCTACCAGCGTTCGCTGCGGCTGGAGGACCATGTCCGGCCGGTGCTGCGCCGCTTGATGCGCGAGAGCGGGGAAAGCGCGTCCTTCTTCCGGCGCGAAGGGGCTTGGCGCATCTGCGCATTCCGCGAGGATTCCACGCAGGCGATCCGCGACCATGTCCACGAAGGCGACCGCCTGCCCCTGGATCGGGGGGCGGCCGGCCATGTGCTCACGCGCTTCGCCGGGACGGTATCGGCGGCCGACTTTGCCGCCCTGCCCCTGCTCTCTTTCGGCGAACGCGAGTCCGAAACCGGGGCCGCCGCCGTGCCGGTCTTTTCCCAGCGGGAAGGGCTGATCGGCGCCCTTACCCTATCGGGCCCGCTGACCCGTTTCACCGAGGAGCGTGTGACGGTGATGGCGCGCCTGCTGCTGGCTGCCGGCCACCGGCTGTCGGAGACTCTGGGTGGGCATTATCCAAATTGA
- a CDS encoding aldehyde dehydrogenase has protein sequence MERYKLFIDGDWCDPVSNEWFETTEPFSGLAWAEIPRGTQGDADLAVEAAHRAFLSPEWAGLTATQRGALLRRLAELIESNVDRLGAIEQRDNGKLMAEVSGQVRNVAQWFHYYAGLADKVQGAVVPINKADVFNYVKYEPLGVVVAITPWNSPLALTTWKMAPALAAGNTIVIKPSEYTSASILELAKLAHEAGFPRGVVNVVTGFGGEVGEPLVRHRLTAKVAFTGGDIGGQRVNEAAAPGLKKVTLELGGKSPNIVFDDADLDQAVKGAISGVFGASGQTCMAGSRLLVQKTIHDAFVGKLVAAAGEARIGDPSSMETQIGPIATRPQWEKILRMIDMAKAEGAVCALGGHALSGPDYGQGQFVAPTIFTQVRNDMRIAQEEVFGPVLCVIPFEDEDDALHIANDVEFGLAAGVWTRDLHRAMHCVDRLRAGTVWVNNYRSTSFTTPFGGYKRSGLGREGGVEAIKEYLQTKSVWITTKPNRANPFVLG, from the coding sequence GTGGAACGCTACAAGCTGTTCATCGATGGGGACTGGTGCGATCCGGTTTCCAACGAGTGGTTCGAAACGACGGAGCCCTTTTCGGGGCTGGCCTGGGCGGAGATCCCGCGCGGCACCCAAGGCGATGCCGACCTTGCGGTCGAAGCGGCGCACCGTGCCTTCCTGTCGCCGGAATGGGCCGGGCTGACCGCGACCCAGCGCGGCGCCCTGCTGCGCCGGCTGGCCGAACTGATCGAGAGCAACGTCGACCGGCTGGGCGCCATCGAGCAGCGCGACAACGGCAAGCTGATGGCCGAGGTCAGCGGACAGGTGCGGAACGTCGCCCAGTGGTTCCATTACTATGCCGGCCTCGCCGACAAGGTTCAGGGCGCCGTCGTGCCGATCAACAAGGCCGACGTCTTCAACTATGTGAAGTACGAGCCGCTCGGCGTCGTCGTCGCCATCACGCCGTGGAACTCGCCGCTGGCGCTGACCACCTGGAAGATGGCCCCGGCGCTGGCGGCCGGGAACACCATCGTCATCAAGCCGTCGGAATACACCTCCGCCTCCATCCTGGAGCTGGCGAAGCTGGCGCATGAGGCGGGATTCCCGCGCGGCGTCGTCAATGTCGTCACCGGTTTCGGCGGCGAGGTGGGCGAGCCGCTGGTCCGCCACCGCCTGACCGCCAAGGTCGCCTTCACCGGCGGTGACATCGGCGGCCAGCGCGTCAACGAGGCCGCGGCGCCGGGCCTGAAGAAGGTGACGCTGGAACTGGGCGGCAAGTCGCCGAACATCGTCTTCGACGACGCCGACCTCGACCAGGCGGTGAAGGGGGCCATCTCCGGCGTGTTCGGCGCCTCGGGCCAGACCTGCATGGCCGGTTCGCGCCTGCTGGTGCAGAAGACCATCCACGACGCCTTCGTCGGGAAGCTGGTCGCGGCGGCCGGCGAGGCCCGCATCGGCGACCCGTCGTCGATGGAGACGCAGATCGGCCCCATCGCCACCCGTCCGCAATGGGAGAAGATCCTGCGGATGATCGACATGGCGAAGGCGGAGGGGGCGGTCTGCGCTCTCGGTGGCCATGCCCTGTCGGGGCCGGATTACGGCCAGGGGCAGTTCGTGGCGCCGACCATCTTCACGCAGGTGCGCAACGACATGCGCATCGCCCAGGAGGAGGTGTTCGGCCCGGTCCTCTGTGTCATCCCCTTCGAGGACGAGGACGATGCGCTGCACATCGCCAACGACGTCGAGTTCGGTTTGGCGGCCGGCGTGTGGACGCGCGACCTGCACCGCGCGATGCATTGCGTCGACCGGCTGCGCGCCGGGACGGTGTGGGTGAACAACTACCGCTCGACCAGCTTCACCACGCCCTTCGGCGGCTACAAGCGCTCCGGTCTCGGCCGCGAGGGGGGAGTGGAGGCGATCAAGGAATATCTCCAGACCAAGAGCGTCTGGATCACCACCAAGCCCAACCGCGCCAACCCCTTCGTGCTCGGCTGA
- a CDS encoding citryl-CoA lyase — MSEATIDTAAGWWRTSIIDIHPGSIRVRGYAIEELIGTIGFPDMVWLMLRGELPSEAQGRLLGAALVAAVDHGPQAPSIATARMAATCGVGLNNAMASGINALGDVHGGAGQQCMELYAAVAARMAEGMPAAVAAESEIAGRLERREHIPGFGHRFHPVDPRAGRLLALVETAKGEGAVTGEAAAIGRAVEDALASRKGRRLPMNIDGATAVVFAELGFPAGLGRGLFVLSRSVGILAHAWEQSQQGGRIKGPMPPSIPYRYDGASPRPVPGDGA, encoded by the coding sequence ATGTCCGAAGCGACCATCGATACCGCCGCCGGCTGGTGGCGGACGTCGATCATCGACATCCATCCGGGTTCCATCCGGGTGCGCGGCTACGCCATCGAGGAACTGATCGGCACGATCGGCTTTCCCGACATGGTCTGGCTGATGCTCCGCGGCGAATTGCCGTCAGAGGCGCAGGGCCGGCTGCTGGGTGCCGCGCTGGTGGCGGCGGTGGACCACGGGCCGCAGGCGCCGTCCATCGCCACGGCCCGCATGGCCGCCACCTGCGGCGTCGGGCTGAACAACGCCATGGCCTCCGGCATCAACGCGCTGGGCGACGTCCATGGCGGCGCGGGCCAGCAATGCATGGAGCTGTACGCCGCCGTCGCCGCACGCATGGCCGAAGGCATGCCCGCGGCCGTGGCGGCGGAGAGCGAGATCGCCGGCCGGCTGGAGCGGCGCGAGCATATCCCGGGCTTCGGCCACCGCTTCCATCCCGTCGACCCGCGCGCCGGCCGGCTGCTGGCCCTGGTGGAGACGGCGAAGGGGGAGGGCGCCGTGACGGGAGAGGCTGCCGCCATCGGCCGTGCGGTGGAGGATGCCCTTGCCTCGCGCAAGGGCAGGCGGCTGCCGATGAACATCGACGGAGCCACCGCCGTGGTGTTCGCCGAACTCGGCTTCCCGGCCGGGCTGGGGCGCGGGCTGTTCGTGCTGTCGCGCTCGGTCGGCATCCTGGCGCATGCCTGGGAGCAGTCGCAGCAGGGCGGCCGCATCAAGGGACCGATGCCGCCGTCCATCCCCTACCGCTACGACGGAGCGTCGCCGCGCCCTGTTCCAGGAGACGGCGCATGA
- a CDS encoding CaiB/BaiF CoA transferase family protein, translating into MTDQSPARSPDKPLPLAGVKILDFGHTVMGPSCAMILADLGADVVKIEPVPNGEPTRHLKGFGTGYFGYFNRNKRSLAVDLKTQEGRDIARRLVAEADVLVENFAPGTMERLGLGADALTRVNPRLIYASLKGFLDGPYAGRLALDEVVQMMTGLAYMTGPSGRPLRAGTSVVDITGGMFAVIAILVALRERERTGKGQAIETALFETTVFLMGQHLCYAAQSDGPIPPMPERVSAWAVYETFRTADGRPIFVGITTDSHWERFCAVIDRPDLRDDPEFRTNNDRIAARPRLLPLLTALFGGLSMEEAVSVCERARIPFAPIARPEDLFDDPHLQATGGLMPTTLPNGVRTALPRLPIHVADADLAIRRDPPRVGQDTRAVLAELGYGPAAIEQLTEAGIVVADSEPDSDRKRLAG; encoded by the coding sequence ATGACCGACCAGTCCCCCGCCCGATCCCCCGACAAGCCGCTTCCCCTGGCCGGCGTCAAAATCCTCGATTTCGGCCACACGGTGATGGGGCCGTCCTGCGCGATGATCCTCGCCGACCTCGGCGCCGACGTGGTGAAGATCGAACCGGTGCCCAACGGCGAGCCGACCCGCCATCTGAAGGGCTTCGGCACCGGCTATTTCGGCTATTTCAACCGCAACAAGCGCTCCTTGGCGGTCGACCTGAAGACGCAGGAAGGCCGCGACATCGCACGCCGTCTCGTTGCAGAGGCCGATGTGCTGGTGGAGAATTTCGCCCCAGGCACGATGGAGCGGCTGGGGCTGGGTGCCGACGCGCTCACCCGCGTCAACCCGCGCCTGATCTATGCCAGCCTGAAGGGATTCCTCGACGGCCCCTATGCCGGCCGCCTCGCGCTCGACGAGGTGGTGCAGATGATGACAGGGCTCGCCTACATGACCGGGCCGAGCGGCCGGCCGCTGCGGGCCGGCACCTCGGTCGTGGACATCACCGGCGGCATGTTCGCGGTCATCGCCATCCTGGTGGCATTGCGCGAGCGTGAGCGGACCGGCAAGGGCCAGGCCATCGAAACCGCCCTGTTCGAGACCACGGTGTTCCTGATGGGGCAGCATCTCTGCTACGCCGCCCAGTCGGACGGGCCGATCCCGCCGATGCCGGAGCGCGTGTCGGCCTGGGCGGTCTACGAGACCTTCCGCACCGCCGACGGGCGGCCGATCTTCGTCGGCATCACCACCGACAGCCATTGGGAGCGCTTCTGCGCCGTCATCGACCGGCCGGACCTGCGCGACGATCCGGAATTCCGCACCAACAACGACCGCATCGCCGCCCGGCCGCGCCTGCTGCCGCTGCTGACCGCCCTGTTCGGCGGCCTGTCGATGGAGGAGGCCGTGTCGGTGTGCGAGCGCGCCCGCATTCCCTTCGCGCCCATCGCCCGGCCGGAGGATCTGTTCGACGACCCGCACCTGCAGGCGACCGGCGGGCTGATGCCGACCACCCTGCCCAACGGGGTGCGGACCGCCCTGCCGCGGCTGCCGATCCATGTGGCGGACGCCGACCTGGCCATCCGCCGCGATCCGCCGCGCGTCGGGCAGGACACGCGCGCGGTGCTGGCCGAACTCGGCTACGGTCCGGCGGCGATCGAGCAACTGACGGAGGCCGGAATCGTCGTGGCCGACAGCGAACCCGACAGCGACCGGAAACGCCTCGCGGGATAA